The proteins below are encoded in one region of Brachionichthys hirsutus isolate HB-005 chromosome 12, CSIRO-AGI_Bhir_v1, whole genome shotgun sequence:
- the dgkh gene encoding diacylglycerol kinase eta: protein MEDWISLLKSVQSREHYETAQFNVEHFSGMHNWYACSHARPTFCNVCKDSLSGVTSHGLSCEVCKFKAHKRCAVRAINNCKWTTLSSVGGDIIEDEEGVAMPHQWLEGNLPVSARCALCDRTCGSVLRLQDWRCLWCKAMVHTACLDSYPHKCPLGQCKVSIIPPTALNSIDSDGFWKATCPPTCASPLLVFVNSKSGDNQGVKFLRRFKQLLNPAQVFDLVNGGPHLGLRLFQKFDNFRILVCGGDGSVGWVLSEIDKLNLHKQCQLGVLPLGTGNDLARVLGWGPSCDDDTQLPQILEKLERASTKMLDRWSIMTYEIKIPPKSSCPTTPEGAGDCQFHIAAYEDSVAAHLTKILNSEQHSVVISSAKILCETVKAFVAKVGKAFDKSAEKESEDEIRDGEKDEDTKESEAVPSAKSPCPPAETKVSRSTQACGSFTTSKENLPVLNTRIICPGLRAGLAASIAGSSIISKMLLANIDPFGATPFIDPDLDSLDGYMEKCVMNNYFGIGLDAKISLEFNNKREEHPEKCRSRTKNMMWYGVLGTKELLQRTYKNLEQKVQLECDGQYIPLPSLQGIAVLNIPSYAGGTNFWGGTKEDDIFCAPSFDDKILEVVAVFGSMQMAVSRVIKLQHHRIAQCRTVKITILGDEGVPIQVDGEAWIQPPGVIKIQHKNRAQMLTRDRAFENTLKSWEDKLKYDKPPLRPHLYLQQSVDLATEEEGALVQASARAAEELITRICEAAQTDGLLEQELAHAVNAASHAINKTHPKFPESLTRNTAIEVASSVKALYNETESLLLGRISLQLDPPEEQQLTSAVQSVEGELGKLVEIPWLRRVLQPNDEEDPSLGYGKRNSLGSMFRIVPKFKKEKAVKKTSPQSVERWGTEEVGVWLEQLSLGEYRDAFIRHDVQGSELLHLERRDLKDLGISKVGHMKRILQGTKDLAKFSTADL from the exons ATGGAGGACTGGATCAGTTTGCTCAAGTCTGTCCAGTCGAGAGAGCATTATGAG ACTGCACAGTTTAATGTGGAACATTTCTCAGGGATGCACAACTGGTACGCCTGCTCCCACGCACGCCCGACCTTTTGCAACGTCTGCAAAGATAGCTTATCTGGAGTCACGTCTCACGGCCTGTCCTGTGAAG TGTGCAAATTCAAAGCCCACAAACGTTGTGCTGTCAGAGCGATCAACAACTGCAAATGGACAACGCtgtcctccgtggggggggacATCATTGAAGACGAGGAGGGG GTTGCTATGCCTCACCAGTGGTTGGAGGGCAACCTGCCCGTCAGTGCCAGGTGTGCCCTCTGTGATAGAACCTGTGGCAGCGTCCTGAGGCTGCAGGACTGGCGCTGCCTCTGGTGCAAGGCGATG GTGCACACAGCCTGTCTGGACTCGTACCCCCACAAGTGTCCTCTAGGGCAGTGCAAAGTGTCCATCATTCCTCCGACCGCACTCAACAGCATCGACTCAGACG GTTTCTGGAAGGCCACTTGTCCCCCAACATGTGCCAGCCCCCTGCTGGTCTTTGTCAACTCCAAAAGTGGCGACAACCAAGGAGTGAAATTCTTACGCCGTTTCAAGCAGCTGCTCAACCCGGCTCAGGTCTTTGACCTGGTCAATGGTGGGCCGCACCTCGG tcTACGCCTGTTTCAGAAGTTTGACAACTTCCGGATCCTGGTGTGTGGAGGCGACGGCAGTGTGGGCTGGGTCCTCTCCGAGATCGACAAGCTCAACCTTCACAAGCAG TGCCAGCTGGGGGTGTTGCCGCTGGGTACGGGTAACGATCTGGCTCGTGTGCTGGGTTGGGGTCCATCGTGTGACGATGATACTCAGCTGCCCCAGATCCTGGAGAAATTGGAGCGAGCCAGCACTAAGATGCTGGACCGCTGGAGCATCATGACCTATGAGATTAAAATCCCTCCCAAATCGAGCTGCCCCACCACACCTGAGGGAGCCGGAGACTGCCAG TTTCACATTGCAGCCTACGAGGACTCGGTTGCTGCTCACCTCACAAAGATCCTCAACTCGGAGCAACACTCTGTCGTCATCTCCTCTGCGAA GATCCTTTGTGAAACAGTGAAGGCTTTTGTTGCCAAGGTTGGGAAAGCCTTTGATAAGAGTGCAGA gaaggagagcgaggaCGAGATCAGAGACGGTGAGAAGGACGAGGACACCAAGGAATCGGAAGCTGTGCCGT CTGCTAAGAGTCCCTGTCCTCCAGCGGAGACAAAGGTGAGCCGCAGCACTCAGGCCTGTGGCTCCTTCACCACCAGTAAAGAGAACCTTCCTGTACTCAACACACGCATCATCTGCCCtg gcTTGCGGGCTGGGCTGGCTGCCTCGATTGCTGGTAGTTCCATCATTAGCAAGATGCTCCTGGCTAACATCGACCCGTTTGGAGCCACGCCCTTCATTGACCCGGACCTCGACTCGCT GGATGGCTACATGGAGAAGTGTGTGATGAATAACTACTTTGGCATCGGCCTTGATGCCAAGATCTCCCTGGAATTCAACAACAAGCGAGAGGAACATCCAGAGAAGTGCAG GAGTCGGACCAAGAACATGATGTGGTATGGTGTTCTGGGTACGAAGGAGCTTCTTCAGAGAACTTAcaagaacctggagcagaaggTCCAGCTGGAG TGTGACGGCCAGTACATCCCCCTCCCCAGCCTTCAGGGGATTGCAGTATTAAACATTCCCAGCTATGCGGGTGGGACCAACTTCTGGGGGGGCACCAAGGAGGATGAC ATCTTCTGTGCCCCATCCTTTGATGATAAGATCCTGGAGGTTGTGGCTGTTTTTGGGAGCATGCAGATGGCTGTGTCCAGAGTCATTAAACTGCAACACCACCGCATAGCACAG TGCCGCACAGTGAAGATCACTATTCTTGGTGATGAAGGGGTTCCCATTCAGGTGGATGGTGAGGCCTGGATCCAACCACCTGGAGTCATCAAGATCCAGCACAAGAACAGGGCCCAGATGCTCACCAGAGACCGG GCATTTGAGAACACGCTAAAATCCTGGGAGGACAAATTGAAATACGACAAGCCTCCCCTGAGGCCTCACCTCTACCTTCAGCAGTCTGTGGATCTggccacagaggaggagggcgcTCTGGTGCAGGCGAGCGCTCGAGCCGCAGAGGAGCTCATTACAAG GATTTGTGAGGCTGCACAGACCGACGGGCTGTTGGAGCAGGAACTGGCTCATGCTGTTAATGCAGCGTCTCATGCCATCAACAAAACACACCCCAAGTTCCCCGAG AGTCTGACCAGAAACACAGCAATAGAAGTGGCGAGCAGCGTCAAGGCTCTGTACAACGAGACCGAGTCCCTTCTGCTCGGTCGAATCTCACTG CAGCTGGACCcgcctgaggagcagcagctgaccAGTGCTGTGCAGAGTGTGGAGGGGGAACTGGGCAAACTGGTCGAGATCCCGTGGCTCCGTCGTGTTCTGCAGCCCAATGACGAGGAG GACCCCTCCCTGGGTTACGGCAAGAGGAACAGTCTCGGCAGCATGTTTCGCATCGTGCCCAAATTCAAGAAGGAGAAGGCCGTCAAGAAGACGAGCCCCCAGTCAG TGGAGCGGTGGGGGACAGAGGAGGTGGGCGTCTGGCTGGAGCAGCTGAGTCTGGGGGAATACAGAGACGCCTTCATCCGGCACGACGTCCAAGGCTCAGAGCTGCTGCACCTGGAGAGGAGGGACCTGAAG GATCTGGGGATATCCAAAGTGGGTCATATGAAGAGAATTCTCCAGGGAACTAAGGACTTGGCCAAGTTCTCCACGGCTGACCTGTAG
- the akap11 gene encoding A-kinase anchor protein 11, producing the protein MDTCAHNRRAPLRSRATVRKEVVRDGGPQYVKRLFRNKKELSSISFELSATDTRLTEVHFVCLPGAGEGDDVAQQALSSLPAYLGELLRSLHIHSLKNDEVLLLKDSRGLAEPEDAGPQFFLKAVCVLRHHLSTSVYPQSFGTLVCLLGCYMAGLRYAVELQALQGGGAEPGQPEDDDTNRSVSSIEDDFVTALEHLEDDTGDSPSVSPYGRFIKHDVASQTISTHKRRKELSGSRIIINSSSKKYLSKHRAGSNVSVRVQGSSGVEPQWTDCSPGARITWPLAHVSESEESDCSSPSPIIFLDEVGYQKSLLAKLDIPQVPGGPRDRVEDSDSEVSEFFDSFDQFDELEELCAESCTVTLPLDANYATTMQKRFAECSNTGLMSKYFSRRCSSKDMNPHCFDQPTLPANVKKPTPLKPSSPYSLLSEVPGSPQLVQTPSEENGGLFFSPVNSSAFSPLVDPSGAKEYFWTTDEEGCESSELRKPQGLCSLYKTYLDFASSLSKEILGSVCGHKTAIDISDNKNLSCVCHKEFRNPSGYLMKLSEIEETVTVTELQKKSQSLKNGIQRFATDLVEMSLGSALRDIQKGVSSCTTTLCHLAARLTSSVFQVAFHEIGMRHAYVLKERAINGLAGFLVSEAVSGALKEFLIVKKQMFHSAVSRFAAEVAEELVFEGIMEVCQFSLPSTPLTPSDLSFGYRQEEKEKARVSSYALDLSESVIQEAFIELSKADVTFTSQAAISVSLGSIFYVNAENTHTCSTFTNQHVSSVETVPRTSGEDVACTVKKALFNVSGMASGISVPQAGQALSNLQGFDEFNLTNTQQDRPKIVNVSSDATPCTQTHAFSHGTQTPIPREVLSHGRSSFQNVSGDMADAIVTEACELITASKMRKRFGDSDDFFTKTMGSRIGSSYKQETVNYEAMNFPLGRGSGRDSFRPDCRGSYVAQAADHNISQLSFHAGSQRRDVVELPTVMKYTLDVPDTQMIGQRRSRCPGNDSNLGSGQKSVEIPVAPPPTPQQPSEISKIKHRKWFSKKLKNKLAKEFSPATPPPTPQYQPGSNYGPKEITPEAVKVEFMLKLMRSLSDEADGNEDDEEELNDECVISSTNRHLEMGGVGHELNHVSLCQISNKEALQYAERLACHIVSMVTVMDTLGMEKDTISKGRGRDGVVHFSEQTLNTLWVYAGEVAGEVINDVKRMVNFAQQCPCHKALRRLSLDKSSSECCHHFHYHSQPASDQNRDLRVEWLAEQWSKDLIASVLDSPTSTSSTIFSSTSGLSSEYPSCESVTDEYAGDLRVLKKDGGSRDFFLDQYASRLAYRSIRQGLVHASHKIKQRSSGTCLCSSKSLPHEWKTSGSEFLSPHTREESGTLGEDPCHWAPAEQNQREYMDLLCFAESLAYNVTCEVTRKLYLPSVRLPKSLTDSCLYKKSKLEDVAENLVRDSFSCPFFSKVSKNKHYHSTGSLYDGSCRRGVMQVIEHYAREIVDDTLKMSLTSAGHSLQDYQRTQIYDRHSHTHGLTEKPSLDRALGEKTCHFCQECPYCIKLNRHHQSRLQRRKGGPECQSRAEQLSSMEIPKIHIDQDYRSAFAEEIVSMAMETAKRELSNTSLNADSGIGHDGISYADSLTAEITMSPPSNVGQTADTSSPGREATESTVSQQLSVGDDSLGSWSNLSFEEEHLDDTSSFLHLSDSNGNSSSWSSLGLEGEAWEEHASFSLSDSDYTEDKQTEVKEESSGTLCVDRSPRTPLVIVNSDFRELGRGLRHAALDPQLKSLLQWAAASMCDITHIQLTPDTELQQLPAVVQRLQDRKYRVGQLLHMLLHYCEERRTHRPSQDQAGGRLHHMPLFQWLLEYT; encoded by the exons ATGGACACCTGTGCTCATAATAGGAGAGCTCCATTAAGGTCCAGGGCAACGGTTCGGAAAGAG GTTGTGCGTGACGGTGGTCCTCAGTATGTGAAGAGGCTCTTCAGGAATAAGAAGGAGCTAAGCAGCATTAGCTTCGAGCTGTCGGCCACAGACACGAGACTGACGGAG GTTCATTTCGTGTGTTTGCCTGGCGCGGGTGAAGGGGACGATGTCGCCCAACAG GCACTGTCGTCTCTTCCGGCGTACCTGGGCGAGCTCCTTCGGTCCCTCCACATCCACAGTCTGAAGAATGACGAGGTTCTGCTGCTTAAAGACTCCCGCGGACTGGCAGAACCCGAAGATGCTGGCCCTCAG TTCTTTTTAAAGGCCGTGTGCGTGCTGCGACATCATCTCAGCACTAGTGTCTACCCTCAGAGCTTTGGAACCTTGGTCTGCTTGCTGGGTTGCTACATGGCGGGCCTTCGATATGCGGTGGAGCTTCAGGCTCTtcaggggggcggagctgagCCCGGCCAGCCAGAGGACGATGATACCAACCGATCAGTCTCCTCCATTGAGGATGATTTTGTCACAGCCCTGGAGCATCTGGAAGATGACACAGGAGACAGTCCCT CTGTATCTCCTTATGGCCGTTTTATAAAGCATGATGTGGCATCACAGACCATCTCAACTcataaaagaagaaaggaatTGTCAGGCTCTCGTATTATCATAAACTCAAGTTCAAAGAAGTATTTGTCCAAACATAGGGCAGGTTCCAATGTATCTGTCAGAGTACAAGGGTCATCAGGCGTCGAGCCACAGTGGACTGACTGCAGTCCTGGGGCTCGTATTACCTGGCCATTGGCTCATGTAAGTGAATCGGAAGAGTCGGACTGCTCCAGCCCCAGCCCCATTATATTTCTAGATGAGGTAGGCTACCAGAAGAGCCTGCTGGCCAAACTGGACATCCCCCAGGTACCAGGAGGGCCCAGAGACAGAGTTGAGGACTCGGACTCTGAAGTCAGTGAATTCTTTGATAGTTTTGACCAGTTTGATGAACTCGAGGAGCTATGTGCAGAGAGCTGCACCGTCACACTGCCTTTGGATGCCAACTACGCAACAACTATGCAGAAAAGGTTTGCAGAGTGTAGTAATACTGGTTTAATGTCCAAATATTTCTCTCGGCGCTGCTCGTCCAAGGATATGAATCCTCACTGCTTTGACCAGCCTACTCTTCCAGctaatgtaaaaaaacccaCTCCCCTTAAACCATCTTCACCTTATTCACTCCTTTCGGAGGTGCCTGGCTCCCCTCAACTAGTGCAGACGCCCTCTGAGGAAAATGGGGGCCTATTCTTTAGTCCTGTCAACTCCTCAGCCTTCAGCCCTCTGGTGGACCCCAGTGGAGCAAAGGAATACTTCTGGACAACAGATGAGGAGGGATGCGAGAGCTCAGAGCTACGTAAACCCCAAGGTCTCTGCTCTCTGTATAAGACCTACTTGGACTTTGCCAGCAGCCTGTCCAAAGAAATTCTGGGATCTGTGTGTGGCCACAAGACTGCCATTGATATCAGTGACAACAAGAACCTCAGCTGTGTCTGCCACAAGGAATTCAGAAATCCTTCAGGATACCTGATGAAGCTCTCCGAAATAGAGGAAACGGTAACAGTCACCGAGCTGCAGAAGAAGTCACAGTCACTGAAGAACGGCATTCAGAGGTTTGCCACAGACCTGGTTGAAATGAGCTTGGGCAGTGCCTTGCGAGATATCCAAAAAGGTGTGTCCTCCTGCACTACCACCTTGTGTCATCTAGCAGCCAGACTCACATCATCCGTGTTTCAGGTGGCTTTCCATGAAATTGGCATGCGTCATGCCTATGTACTGAAGGAGCGAGCAATAAATGGGTTAGCTGGGTTCCTCGTTAGCGAGGCTGTTTCTGGGGCCCTTAAAGAGTTCTTGATTGTGAAAAAGCAGATGTTTCACAGTGCAGTTTCGCGTTTTGCTGCTGAGGTAGCTGAGGAACTGGTGTTTGAAGGCATTATGGAGGTGTGTCAGTTCTCACTCCCGTCAACCCCCCTCACCCCAAGCGATTTGTCATTTGGCTACaggcaagaagaaaaagagaaggcTAGGGTTTCCTCCTATGCTTTGGACTTGTCTGAGTCTGTTATTCAGGAGGCCTTCATAGAACTCTCTAAGGCTGATGTTACTTTCACTAGCCAAGCAGCCATTAGTGTGTCTCTGGGCAGCATCTTTTATGTCAATGCCGAGAACACTCATACCTGCAGTACTTTTACTAACCAGCATGTCAGTTCAGTTGAGACAGTCCCAAGAACTTCAGGAGAAGATGTTGCCTGCACAGTAAAGAAGGCTTTGTTCAATGTTTCCGGCATGGCCAGCGGTATTTCTGTGCCCCAAGCAGGCCAAGCCCTTTCCAACCTCCAGGGATTTGATGAGTTTAATTTGACAAATACCCAACAGGATAGGCCTAAAATTGTAAATGTATCTTCTGACGCTACCccatgtacacaaacacacgcttTTAGTCATGGAACTCAGACTCCCATACCAAGAGAAGTCCTCTCTCATGGAAGGTCCTCATTCCAAAACGTATCTGGCGACATGGCGGATGCAATAGTGACTGAGGCTTGTGAGCTAATAACTGCTTCTAAAATGAGGAAGCGTTTTGGTGACTCTGATGATTTTTTCACAAAGACAATGGGAAGCAGAATTGGCTCCTCTTATAAGCAGGAAACCGTTAATTATGAGGCtatgaatttccctttgggacgGGGATCTGGCAGGGACAGTTTCCGACCTGACTGCAGAGGCTCGTATGTTGCGCAAGCAGCAGACCACAATATCTCTCAGCTTTCTTTCCATGCAGGCTCTCAGCGTCGAGATGTGGTTGAACTCCCTACTGTAATGAAATATACTCTTGATGTGCCTGATACTCAAATGATTGGGCAGAGGAGGTCACGTTGTCCTGGGAATGATTCAAACTTAGGCTCTGGGCAAAAATCTGTTGAAATCCCTgtcgctcctcctcctaccCCTCAGCAACCCAGCGAGATTTCCAAgataaaacacaggaaatggTTCTCCAAGAAGCTGAAAAACAAACTGGCCAAAGAATTTTCAcctgcaacccccccacccaccccgcaATATCAACCCGGGTCTAATTATGGTCCAAAAGAGATTACCCCTGAGGCAGTCAAGGTGGAATTTATGCTAAAATTGATGAGGTCTCTCTCTGATGAGGCAGATGgaaatgaggatgatgaggaagaacTGAATGATGAATGTGTTATCAGCAGCACTAACAGACATTTAGAGATGGGGGGTGTTGGGCATGAACTGAACCATGTGTCCCTTTGCCAAATATCTAACAAGGAAGCTCTCCAATATGCTGAACGGTTGGCTTGTCACattgtctccatggtaacagtgATGGACACCTTGGGAATGGAAAAGGATACGATAAGCAAGGGTAGAGGGAGAGATGGTGTGGTTCACTTCTCAGAGCAGACCCTAAACACCTTGTGGGTATATGCTGGTGAGGTGGCAGGAGAGGTCATCAATGACGTGAAGAGGATGGTGAACTTTGCACAACAGTGTCCGTGTCACAAAGCTCTCAGAAGATTAAGCTTAGACAAATCAAGCTCAGAATGTTGTCACCATTTTCATTACCATTCTCAGCCTGCTTCGGATCAGAACAGAGACTTGAGGGTAGAGTGGTTGGCTGAGCAATGGTCTAAGGACTTGATAGCATCTGTCCTGGATTCTCCCACCTCCACTTCAAGCACCATATTCAGCTCCACCTCAGGCCTGTCCTCAGAGTATCCCAGCTGTGAGAGTGTGACTGATGAATACGCTGGCGACCTTAGAGTACTAAAAAAGGATGGAGGTAGTAGGGATTTCTTCCTTGACCAGTATGCAAGTCGTTTGGCCTACCGCTCCATAAGACAAGGCCTTGTTCATGCTAGTCACAAAATCAAGCAGAGATCCTCTGGCACTTGCCTTTGCTCATCCAAGTCGCTGCCACATGAATGGAAAACCTCAGGAAGTGAGTTCTTATCACCCCACACCAGAGAAGAATCAGGAACCTTAGGTGAGGACCCTTGTCATTGGGCCCCTGCAGAGCAGAATCAGAGGGAGTACATGGATCTCTTATGCTTTGCGGAGTCTTTAGCATACAACGTCACCTGTGAGGTCACACGCAAGCTATATCTCCCCTCTGTGCGATTGCCCAAGTCTCTCACGGACTCCTGTCTGTATAAGAAATCCAAACTTGAAGATGTGGCAGAAAATCTCGTCAGGGACTCATTCTCTTGCCCCTTTTTTTCCAAAGTGTCTAAGAACAAACATTACCACAGTACAGGAAGCCTGTATGATGgaagctgcaggaggggggTGATGCAGGTCATTGAACATTATGCCAGAGAAATAGTTGATGACACACTGAAGATGAGTCTGACTTCAGCTGGACATTCATTGCAGGATTACCAGAGGACACAAATCTATGACagacactcccacacacacggGCTGACTGAGAAGCCATCGCTAGACCGAGCCCTAGGAGAGAAGACGTGCCATTTTTGTCAGGAGTGCCCATACTGCATCAAACTTAACAGGCACCACCAGTCAAGATTacagaggaggaaaggggggcCAGAATGTCAGTCAAGGGCTGAGCAGCTCTCTAGCATGGAGATTCCCAAGATCCACATTGACCAGGATTACAGGTCAGCATTTGCCGAGGAGATTGTGTCCATGGCGATGGAGACGGCTAAACGTGAGCTCAGTAACACTAGTCTTAATGCTGACAGTGGCATTGGCCATGATGGAATCAGCTACGCGGACAGCCTAACAGCGGAGATCACGATGTCGCCACCGTCCAATGTCGGTCAGACTGCCGACACCAG CTCTCCTGGTAGGGAAGCCACTGAGTCCACGGTGTCCCAGCAGCTGAGCGTAGGAGATGACAGCCTGGGTAGCTGGTCGAACCTGAGCTTTGAGGAAGAGCACCTAGACGATACCAGCAGCTTCCTTCACCTCAGCGATAG CAATGGAAACAGCAGTAGCTGGAGCAGCCTGGGCCTGGAGGGGGAGGCGTGGGAGGAGCATGcgtccttctctctttctgacAG TGACTATACTGAGGACAAGCAGACTGAGGTCAAAGAAGAATCCAGTG GGACGCTCTGTGTGGACAGGAGTCCCAGGACGCCACTGGTCATAGTGAACTCCGATTTCCGGGAGCTTGGGCGTGGTCTTCGACACGCAGCTCTGGACCCTCAGCTGAAGAGCCTGCTGCAGTGGGCGGCGGCCTCCATGTGTGACATCACCCACATCCAGCTGACTCCTGACACAGAACTGCAGCAG CTCCCGGCCGTGGTCCAAAGACTCCAGGACAGGAAGTATCGGGTGGGACAGCTGCTGCACATGCTGCTGCATTACTGCGAAGAGAGACGGACGCATCGTCCCTCCCAGGACCAGGCGGGGGGGAGGCTGCACCACATGCCCCTCTTTCAGTGGCTCCTGGAGTACACCTAG